Proteins encoded by one window of Deinococcus radiodurans R1 = ATCC 13939 = DSM 20539:
- a CDS encoding ABC-F family ATP-binding cassette domain-containing protein, translating into MLRAREVARRYGDQTIFAGVTLDLAAGERLALIGENGSGKSTLLRVLAGLDAPDAGHVTRTGRVSLLTQHTDLGAGHVLNAVTPPELRGARTAFEQATERLSEGSDAALTAFADAEERYRLAGGYDFGARANGVLAGLHLDAGADAGQLSGGQLRRVMLARLLLSPADLYLLDEPTNHLDADGAAWLEGWILAAAAAGAAFILASHDRAFLDAVATHTAELERGALTVYPGNYSAAMELKATLREAQQRDYAAYKRKRAALEQEKSRLKSAGRSADKFSHQRAGNVPLLTAKNKAQDVANTLAGRARSMERQLERLDAGAVAKPFDDRRVLTLDLPPLPPGPQEVLTVRDLGVTREGQEVLSSVNLHVRRGDRVALTGPNGGGKSTLLRAVLSELPHTGTVTWGAGLTRSVAGQHGEELRGLGTVGGALLDANPALTPHQLHEIAAQVGLPGPLAALATLSGGQRTRLSLARLSVTRAQVLLLDEPTNHLDLPMIEALEALLLAFPGTVLLASHDRRLLERTATRVWAVGGGGVTEQE; encoded by the coding sequence ATGTTGCGTGCCAGAGAGGTTGCCCGGAGATACGGCGACCAGACGATTTTTGCAGGAGTGACGCTCGACCTCGCGGCGGGCGAACGCCTCGCCCTGATTGGAGAAAACGGAAGCGGCAAAAGTACGCTGCTGCGCGTGCTGGCGGGCCTCGACGCGCCCGACGCGGGCCATGTGACGCGCACGGGCCGCGTGAGCCTGCTGACCCAACACACCGACCTCGGCGCGGGCCATGTGCTGAATGCCGTGACCCCGCCCGAGTTGCGCGGGGCGCGGACTGCTTTTGAACAGGCGACGGAGCGGCTCTCTGAGGGCAGCGACGCCGCCCTGACTGCCTTTGCCGACGCCGAGGAGCGCTACCGCCTCGCCGGGGGCTACGACTTCGGGGCGCGGGCAAACGGCGTGCTCGCCGGACTGCACCTCGACGCCGGGGCCGACGCCGGGCAGCTTTCCGGCGGGCAGTTGCGGCGGGTGATGCTCGCCCGGCTGCTGCTCTCTCCCGCCGACCTGTACCTGCTCGACGAGCCCACCAACCACCTCGACGCGGACGGCGCCGCGTGGCTGGAAGGCTGGATTCTGGCGGCGGCGGCGGCTGGGGCGGCGTTCATCCTCGCCAGCCATGACCGCGCTTTTCTGGACGCGGTCGCGACCCACACGGCGGAACTCGAACGCGGCGCCCTGACGGTCTATCCCGGCAACTACAGCGCGGCGATGGAACTCAAGGCGACCCTAAGAGAAGCGCAGCAGCGCGACTACGCGGCGTACAAGCGCAAACGGGCGGCGCTGGAACAGGAAAAAAGCCGTTTGAAGTCCGCCGGACGCAGCGCCGACAAGTTCAGCCACCAACGCGCCGGCAACGTTCCGCTGCTGACCGCCAAGAATAAGGCTCAAGACGTTGCCAATACACTGGCCGGGCGAGCGCGGAGTATGGAACGGCAACTCGAACGGCTGGACGCCGGGGCGGTCGCCAAACCTTTCGACGACCGCCGCGTCCTCACCCTTGACCTCCCCCCGCTACCGCCCGGCCCGCAGGAGGTGCTGACGGTGCGTGACCTCGGTGTAACCCGCGAGGGACAGGAGGTGCTGAGCAGTGTCAATCTGCACGTCCGGCGCGGTGACAGAGTCGCCCTGACCGGCCCCAACGGCGGCGGCAAAAGCACATTGCTCAGGGCCGTGCTGAGCGAGTTGCCCCACACCGGCACCGTGACCTGGGGCGCCGGCCTGACCCGCTCCGTGGCCGGGCAACACGGCGAGGAACTGCGCGGGCTGGGCACGGTGGGGGGCGCCCTGCTGGACGCCAACCCGGCGCTCACGCCACACCAACTGCACGAAATCGCCGCACAGGTGGGCTTGCCCGGCCCGCTGGCCGCCCTCGCCACGCTCTCGGGCGGGCAGCGCACCCGGCTGAGCCTCGCCCGCCTGAGCGTGACGCGGGCGCAGGTCCTGCTGCTCGACGAGCCGACCAACCACCTCGACCTGCCGATGATTGAGGCGCTCGAAGCCCTGCTGCTCGCGTTTCCCGGCACGGTGCTGCTCGCCTCGCATGACCGCCGCCTGCTGGAACGGACCGCGACCCGCGTGTGGGCGGTGGGCGGGGGTGGGGTGACCGAGCAAGAATGA
- a CDS encoding DUF485 domain-containing protein, whose protein sequence is MTVAPTTHVPPARPAAYRELVRQRNSFTVAMTLTFLVLYFLLPLLAGYNKPLMATKVFGNVTFGYVLAFLEFLMGWVMAAIYVRKARTFDRLALEAQVPGGGA, encoded by the coding sequence ATGACGGTTGCCCCGACGACCCACGTTCCCCCCGCGCGCCCTGCGGCGTACCGCGAACTCGTGCGCCAGCGCAACAGTTTCACAGTCGCCATGACGCTGACGTTTCTGGTGCTGTACTTCCTGCTGCCGCTGCTCGCCGGGTACAACAAACCGCTGATGGCGACCAAGGTGTTCGGCAACGTCACCTTCGGCTACGTGCTGGCCTTCCTCGAATTCCTCATGGGCTGGGTAATGGCCGCGATTTACGTGCGTAAGGCGCGGACGTTTGACCGGCTGGCGCTGGAAGCCCAGGTGCCGGGGGGCGGGGCATGA
- a CDS encoding transglycosylase domain-containing protein, translating to MVLLAGGLTFGGMWLMWGRDLPEVSDLDVINFSGQTRVFDRRGELIGTLTPSLASGTNVNRELLGPKQISSWLQKAVVASEDRRFYTHKGVDVIGVTRGLLKGLLRNDLEGGSSITQQVVKNTLLSDLGGARTAERKFKEAVLAYQVDRRFNKDQILNAYLNVIYWGDGGPQDIIGAGAAARAYFKKEPWDLNLAESVYLATIIPAPNRRYKDFIAYRPLMKSVLSRMVEDGQITKQQAEQAWITPIYPAGWRLGWKTDGTLRSAVLERPERLAENLASMTPQGQQYRYLSYLQEVERELAGKVGKGTLYRGGKIFTGMDLQAQQAAERASQQAQLPDGATLGLAQVNPQNGEVLALVGQKLSSGRPNEWNNATQSRRQVGSSIKPLLYTLALEKGWKQSDTVLDAPIAGDYQPKNYSGTWTGVYVSMRYALNHSLNLPTVRMAQELGIPTFETKLRELGLTPPSDGGLSLSIGTLEASPLQMAAAYAPFANGGLYYAPSAVRRMEDPQGKVLYKRPDPVGKRVWDKRVAWLGLDMIRGVVNDLSAYQGGLATRARIDGWQVGGKTGTTNDVKDLWFAGVTPLTSGAVWVGKQEGGTLPSWAYSGEVPTPVWQAATAGALAGRETATFIPPGGIVYRTYYRLNMAFLTENADQDPVRHDGSRRATXXATPPAVTAPEPPQPATTTPAGRSPAPLRRRTRRTLPRQTSPRRALPSRTCRPRRPLSPPPRRPRPGATRRANRRRTSPPSATRCPTCPRRRLSRCPATPRPLSRRPVTPPGRPFQARRRIPRLRIPPTRPRLPSPPPRPRRTAPTPGYRPS from the coding sequence GTGGTGCTGCTGGCGGGTGGGCTGACCTTCGGCGGCATGTGGCTGATGTGGGGGCGCGACCTGCCCGAAGTCTCGGACCTGGACGTGATCAACTTCAGCGGACAGACGCGGGTCTTTGACCGCCGGGGAGAACTGATCGGGACGCTGACCCCCAGCCTGGCGAGCGGCACCAACGTCAACCGCGAGCTGCTGGGGCCCAAGCAGATCAGCTCCTGGCTGCAAAAAGCCGTGGTGGCGAGTGAGGACCGGCGCTTTTACACCCACAAAGGAGTGGACGTGATCGGGGTCACGCGCGGGCTGCTCAAGGGCCTGCTGCGAAACGACCTGGAAGGCGGCAGCTCCATCACCCAGCAGGTCGTGAAAAACACGCTGCTCTCCGACCTCGGGGGGGCGCGCACCGCCGAGCGCAAGTTCAAGGAAGCGGTGCTGGCGTATCAGGTGGACCGGCGCTTCAACAAAGACCAGATTCTCAATGCCTACCTCAACGTCATCTACTGGGGCGACGGCGGGCCGCAGGACATCATCGGCGCGGGGGCGGCGGCGCGGGCGTATTTCAAGAAAGAACCCTGGGACCTCAACCTCGCCGAGAGCGTGTATCTGGCGACCATCATTCCCGCGCCCAACCGCCGCTACAAAGACTTCATCGCCTACCGCCCGCTGATGAAGTCGGTGCTCTCACGCATGGTAGAAGACGGGCAAATCACCAAGCAGCAGGCCGAGCAGGCGTGGATCACCCCGATTTACCCGGCGGGCTGGCGCCTGGGCTGGAAGACCGACGGCACCCTGCGCAGCGCCGTACTGGAGCGCCCCGAGCGCCTCGCCGAGAACCTGGCGAGCATGACGCCGCAGGGCCAGCAGTACCGTTACCTCTCCTACCTGCAAGAAGTCGAGCGCGAACTTGCGGGCAAGGTCGGCAAGGGCACGCTGTACCGGGGCGGCAAGATTTTCACCGGCATGGACCTGCAAGCCCAGCAGGCCGCCGAGCGGGCGAGTCAGCAGGCGCAATTGCCCGACGGGGCCACGCTGGGGCTGGCGCAGGTCAACCCGCAAAACGGTGAGGTGCTCGCGCTCGTCGGCCAGAAACTCAGCTCGGGGCGCCCGAACGAGTGGAACAATGCCACCCAGAGCCGCCGACAGGTGGGCAGCTCTATCAAGCCGCTGCTCTACACCTTGGCGCTGGAAAAGGGCTGGAAGCAGAGCGACACCGTTCTGGACGCCCCGATTGCCGGCGACTACCAGCCCAAAAACTACTCGGGCACCTGGACCGGCGTGTACGTGTCCATGCGCTACGCCCTCAACCACAGCCTCAACCTGCCCACCGTGCGAATGGCGCAGGAACTCGGCATTCCCACCTTTGAAACCAAACTGCGTGAGCTGGGCCTGACCCCCCCGAGCGACGGCGGTCTGAGCCTGAGCATCGGCACGCTGGAGGCCAGCCCGCTGCAAATGGCGGCGGCCTACGCGCCCTTTGCCAACGGCGGCCTCTACTACGCCCCGAGCGCCGTGCGCCGCATGGAAGACCCCCAGGGCAAGGTGCTCTACAAACGCCCCGACCCGGTGGGCAAGCGGGTGTGGGACAAGCGGGTGGCGTGGCTGGGACTGGACATGATTCGCGGCGTGGTCAACGACCTCAGCGCCTACCAGGGCGGACTGGCGACCCGCGCCCGCATCGACGGCTGGCAGGTGGGCGGCAAGACCGGCACCACCAACGATGTCAAGGACCTGTGGTTCGCGGGCGTGACCCCACTGACAAGCGGCGCGGTGTGGGTCGGCAAGCAGGAAGGTGGCACGCTGCCGAGCTGGGCCTACAGCGGCGAGGTGCCGACCCCGGTATGGCAGGCGGCCACGGCAGGCGCCCTCGCCGGGCGGGAAACGGCCACCTTCATTCCGCCCGGGGGCATCGTCTACCGCACCTATTACCGCCTGAACATGGCCTTCCTGACCGAAAACGCCGACCAGGACCCGGTGCGCCACGACGGCAGCCGCCGCGCCACGAGNMCCGCAACGCCCCCCGCCGTCACCGCGCCCGAGCCGCCGCAGCCCGCGACGACCACGCCAGCGGGCCGCAGCCCAGCACCGCTCCGCAGACGGACCAGACGAACGCTGCCCCGGCAAACATCACCCCGCCGAGCGCTCCCATCCCGAACGTGCCGGCCACGGCGCCCACTGAGCCCGCCGCCCCGACGACCACGCCCTGGGGCGACACGACGAGCGAACCGCCGACGAACGAGCCCCCCGTCAGCGACCCGCTGCCCGACGTGCCCCCGACGACGACTGAGCCGGTGCCCAGCGACTCCGCGCCCACTGAGCCGCCGTCCGGTGACGCCACCTGGGCGCCCATTCCAGGCGCGGCGCCGGATACCACGGCTCCGGATCCCACCGACTCGGCCACGCCTACCGAGCCCACCACCCCGACCCCGCAGGACAGCACCAACCCCTGGCTACCGCCCGAGCTGA
- a CDS encoding SEL1-like repeat protein: MKRLLLALCLSGFASAQTTFPLPGQAAKYPLTTRITPAEAQAFARVLDVGLGKVEVQRLPGWRTKLAARAKAGDPLAQFMYARTYDLFTTGQGTPQDARVAMQWYTKAADQKFASAELFLFNVYEYSLLGQPKNPRLAARYLQRAYQHSGGSVRAEAALELARQTNPEREDFRLPGFQPSAKQTRAYLEEILKLEPKDTTALDWLMGIYLDSHDYSRALEMARRTDNSAMWVQMALVLADDHPGFPAQPKLAATFLKRRLAAVKNDKGEAESTLYLLMQLECEKKISRADYQNVFDPAVYQRYLTWRVGCRV; this comes from the coding sequence ATGAAACGGCTGCTCCTGGCACTGTGTCTCTCCGGGTTTGCCTCGGCGCAGACCACTTTTCCACTGCCGGGTCAGGCGGCGAAGTATCCGCTGACCACCCGCATCACCCCAGCCGAAGCGCAGGCTTTTGCCAGGGTGCTGGATGTCGGGCTGGGCAAGGTAGAGGTGCAGCGACTTCCAGGGTGGCGGACCAAGCTCGCCGCGCGGGCCAAAGCGGGCGACCCCCTGGCGCAGTTCATGTATGCCCGGACCTACGACCTCTTTACGACTGGTCAGGGGACCCCACAAGACGCCCGGGTAGCCATGCAGTGGTACACGAAGGCCGCCGACCAGAAATTTGCCAGCGCAGAGCTGTTTCTGTTCAACGTGTACGAATACAGTTTGCTCGGTCAGCCAAAGAACCCCAGGCTGGCCGCCCGTTATCTTCAGCGGGCCTACCAGCATTCCGGCGGCAGCGTCAGAGCGGAAGCGGCATTGGAACTGGCGCGGCAGACCAACCCGGAACGCGAAGACTTCCGTCTGCCCGGTTTCCAGCCCAGCGCCAAGCAGACCCGCGCCTACCTGGAAGAAATCCTGAAGCTCGAGCCCAAAGACACCACGGCGCTGGACTGGCTGATGGGTATTTATCTCGACTCACACGATTATTCCAGGGCGCTGGAGATGGCCCGGCGTACGGACAATTCGGCCATGTGGGTCCAGATGGCCCTGGTCCTGGCCGATGATCACCCCGGTTTTCCTGCCCAGCCGAAGCTGGCCGCTACCTTCCTCAAACGGCGGCTCGCGGCGGTCAAGAACGACAAGGGCGAGGCCGAAAGCACGCTTTATCTCCTGATGCAGCTGGAGTGCGAAAAAAAGATCAGTCGAGCCGATTATCAGAACGTCTTCGACCCAGCCGTGTATCAGCGTTACCTGACCTGGCGAGTCGGCTGCCGGGTCTGA
- a CDS encoding M24 family metallopeptidase: MSTPIPAMQAALAATDLDGWLVYDFQGLNPHARRVLGIGDDVFLTRRFFVWVPRAGRAVVLHNHIEGGNWNRITQEWDAELRPFGSHAELDAALRGVVSGQRLAMEYSPNGAVPYVSRVDAGTLERVRGAGAAEVASSADLLQAFLVWTPDDLAAHRRAAALLMRAKDDAFRLIHDRLRAGQSVTEWEVQQLIMDQIRAAGMQAGHDVNVSFGVNAADSHYEPSEQRSATLHPGECVLIDLWAQEPGRPFADVTWVGFAGEPGTEYLDAWQAVRAAREAALELLRSRFVAEGYGRLQGWELDRAARDAMGERWAPHFLHRTGHDLGVQIHGAGANLDDYETRDTRTLTPGLSVTVEPGTYPAAASPSGQGGFGIRSEVDVYLAPDGPEVTTDLQQAPFILGVGDWDAVRAAGYGEQ, encoded by the coding sequence ATGTCCACTCCCATTCCTGCCATGCAAGCGGCGCTCGCTGCCACCGACCTCGACGGCTGGCTCGTCTACGACTTTCAGGGCCTCAACCCCCACGCCCGGCGGGTGCTGGGCATCGGCGACGACGTGTTTCTGACCCGGCGCTTTTTCGTGTGGGTGCCGCGTGCGGGCCGCGCCGTCGTGCTGCACAACCACATCGAGGGCGGCAACTGGAACCGCATCACGCAGGAGTGGGACGCCGAGCTGCGGCCCTTCGGCTCGCACGCCGAACTCGACGCGGCGCTGCGCGGGGTGGTGTCGGGGCAACGGTTGGCGATGGAATACAGCCCGAACGGAGCCGTGCCCTACGTGAGCCGGGTGGACGCGGGTACGCTGGAGCGGGTGCGGGGGGCCGGGGCCGCCGAGGTGGCGAGCAGCGCCGATTTGCTGCAAGCCTTTCTCGTCTGGACGCCCGACGACCTCGCCGCCCACCGCCGCGCCGCCGCGCTGCTGATGCGGGCCAAAGACGACGCCTTCCGCCTGATTCATGACCGCCTGCGCGCGGGCCAGAGCGTGACCGAATGGGAAGTGCAGCAGCTCATCATGGACCAGATTCGGGCGGCGGGAATGCAGGCCGGGCACGACGTGAACGTGAGTTTCGGGGTCAACGCCGCCGACAGCCACTACGAGCCGAGCGAGCAGCGCAGCGCGACCCTGCACCCAGGCGAGTGTGTTCTGATTGACCTGTGGGCGCAGGAGCCGGGCCGCCCCTTTGCCGACGTGACCTGGGTGGGCTTCGCGGGTGAGCCGGGCACCGAATACCTGGACGCCTGGCAAGCGGTGCGCGCGGCCCGCGAAGCGGCGCTGGAGCTGCTGCGCTCGCGCTTTGTCGCCGAGGGCTACGGGCGCTTGCAGGGCTGGGAACTCGACCGCGCGGCGCGCGACGCGATGGGGGAGAGGTGGGCGCCGCACTTCCTGCACCGCACCGGCCACGACCTCGGCGTGCAGATTCACGGGGCGGGCGCCAACCTCGACGACTACGAAACCCGTGACACCCGCACGCTGACGCCGGGGCTGTCCGTCACGGTGGAGCCCGGCACCTACCCCGCTGCCGCTTCTCCTTCTGGTCAGGGGGGCTTCGGCATCCGCTCGGAGGTGGACGTGTACCTTGCTCCGGACGGCCCCGAAGTCACCACCGACCTGCAACAGGCGCCGTTTATCCTCGGCGTAGGCGACTGGGACGCGGTGCGGGCCGCCGGGTACGGGGAGCAATAA
- the ttcA gene encoding tRNA 2-thiocytidine(32) synthetase TtcA produces MTQALTPTVSNTAQPDPARLLAPIVRQVGQAIGDYRMIEQGDRVMVCLSGGKDSYTLLDVLLHLQKKAPIDFEVVAVNLDQGQPGFPKDVLPRYLTALGVRHDILTEDTYSVVKEKTPEGKTTCSLCSRLRRGILYQHAREIGATKIALGHHREDILETLFMNMFFGARLKAMPPKLQSDDGTNVVIRPLAYVAEADIIRYAQAREFPVIPCNLCGAQPNLQRKVVGDMLEGWEREHPGRLNNILRSLTRVTPSHLLDRELYDFASLSVTPAQGDTGFDAESFPEREFMAGLSELSLLQ; encoded by the coding sequence ATGACCCAAGCCCTGACCCCGACTGTTTCCAACACTGCTCAACCCGACCCGGCCCGCCTCCTGGCCCCCATCGTGCGGCAGGTGGGGCAGGCCATCGGGGATTACCGGATGATTGAGCAGGGCGACCGGGTGATGGTGTGCCTGTCGGGCGGCAAGGACAGCTATACGCTGCTCGACGTGCTGCTGCACCTGCAAAAGAAGGCGCCGATTGACTTCGAGGTGGTGGCGGTCAATCTGGACCAGGGCCAGCCGGGGTTTCCCAAGGACGTGCTGCCGCGCTACCTGACCGCGCTCGGCGTGCGGCACGACATTCTGACCGAGGACACCTACAGCGTGGTCAAGGAAAAGACGCCCGAGGGCAAGACCACCTGTAGCCTGTGCAGCCGCCTGCGCCGGGGCATCCTGTACCAGCACGCCCGCGAGATCGGCGCGACCAAGATTGCGCTCGGGCACCACCGCGAGGACATTCTGGAAACCCTGTTCATGAACATGTTTTTCGGAGCCCGCCTCAAGGCGATGCCGCCCAAGTTGCAGAGCGACGACGGCACCAACGTGGTCATTCGCCCGCTCGCCTACGTCGCCGAGGCCGACATCATCCGCTACGCGCAGGCCCGCGAGTTTCCCGTCATTCCGTGCAATCTCTGCGGCGCTCAGCCCAACCTGCAACGCAAAGTCGTGGGCGACATGCTTGAAGGCTGGGAGCGCGAGCATCCGGGGCGGCTCAACAACATCCTGCGCTCGCTGACCCGCGTGACGCCGAGCCACCTGCTCGACCGTGAGCTCTACGATTTTGCGTCCCTCAGCGTGACCCCGGCGCAGGGTGACACCGGCTTCGATGCCGAGAGCTTCCCTGAGCGCGAGTTCATGGCGGGGCTGAGCGAGCTGAGCCTGTTGCAATAG
- a CDS encoding solute symporter family protein → MTFLLAALIVLITLGVTFWASSRNTSAGDFYVAGGKISATQNGIAIAGDYMSAASFLGITGLIALNGYDGFMYSVGWFIAYLTVLFIVAEPLRNLGKYTLADMLVYRLKDQRVRFYAAFSTITVSTFYMIAQVVGAGSLISLLSGGLLKPTLAIPLVGLLMIVYVVVGGMLATTWVQIIKAMLLMFATIVMSVLILARFGFSFSDLLGAATDKNGAAFLEPGLKYKNPLDLISLCLALVLGTAGLPHILVRFFTVPTAQDARKSVVVAMGLIGAFYIMTALMGNAANVLVGKDTIVAANPAGNMAAPLLAQALGGGAGTLGGEFGLAFVTAVAFATILAVVAGLTISASTSFTHDIYNGVMKGGKANEQEQFKVARMATVAVGLLSIVLGLLAKDQNVAFLVALAFAIAASANLPVILYTLFWRGFNANGAVWGIVGGLAVTLVLIALSPNIMSVDPPEKTTGRHPVQRTAIFPLENPGIVSIPAGFALAALGALLGKRRPEDERNFEEMQYRAYTGAGMDGTVAAHD, encoded by the coding sequence ATGACCTTTCTGCTTGCGGCCCTGATCGTGCTCATTACCCTGGGCGTCACCTTCTGGGCGTCGTCGCGCAACACCTCTGCCGGAGACTTCTATGTGGCGGGCGGCAAAATCAGCGCCACCCAGAACGGCATCGCGATTGCCGGGGACTATATGTCGGCGGCGAGTTTTCTGGGGATTACCGGCCTCATCGCCCTGAACGGCTACGACGGCTTCATGTACTCGGTGGGCTGGTTTATCGCCTACCTGACGGTGCTGTTCATCGTGGCCGAGCCGCTCAGGAACCTCGGCAAATACACCCTCGCCGACATGCTGGTGTACCGCCTCAAAGACCAGCGGGTGCGCTTCTACGCGGCGTTTTCCACCATCACCGTGTCCACTTTCTACATGATCGCGCAGGTGGTCGGCGCCGGGTCGCTCATCTCGCTGCTCTCGGGCGGGCTGCTCAAGCCTACACTTGCTATTCCGCTCGTCGGCCTGTTGATGATCGTGTACGTGGTGGTCGGCGGGATGCTGGCGACGACGTGGGTGCAGATCATCAAGGCGATGCTGCTGATGTTCGCCACCATCGTGATGAGCGTGCTCATTCTCGCCCGCTTCGGCTTCTCGTTCAGCGACCTGCTCGGGGCCGCCACCGACAAGAACGGGGCCGCCTTTCTGGAACCGGGCCTGAAGTACAAAAACCCCCTCGACCTGATTTCGCTGTGCCTCGCGCTGGTGCTGGGCACCGCCGGGCTGCCGCACATCCTGGTGCGCTTTTTCACCGTGCCCACCGCGCAAGACGCCCGCAAGAGCGTGGTCGTGGCGATGGGCCTGATCGGCGCCTTTTACATCATGACCGCCCTGATGGGCAACGCCGCCAACGTGCTGGTCGGCAAGGACACCATCGTGGCCGCCAACCCGGCGGGCAACATGGCCGCGCCACTGCTCGCTCAGGCGCTCGGCGGGGGAGCCGGGACGCTCGGCGGCGAGTTCGGCCTCGCCTTTGTCACCGCTGTGGCCTTCGCCACCATCCTCGCGGTGGTCGCGGGCCTGACCATCAGCGCCAGCACGTCGTTTACCCACGACATCTACAACGGCGTGATGAAAGGCGGCAAAGCCAATGAGCAGGAGCAGTTCAAGGTCGCCCGCATGGCGACGGTCGCCGTGGGTCTGCTCTCCATCGTGCTGGGGCTGCTCGCCAAGGACCAGAACGTGGCCTTTCTGGTCGCGCTCGCCTTCGCCATCGCTGCCAGCGCCAACCTGCCGGTGATTCTCTACACCCTGTTCTGGCGCGGCTTCAACGCCAACGGCGCGGTGTGGGGCATCGTCGGCGGCCTCGCCGTGACCCTGGTCCTGATTGCGCTGAGCCCCAACATCATGAGCGTGGACCCGCCCGAAAAGACCACCGGACGCCACCCGGTGCAGCGCACGGCGATTTTCCCGCTGGAAAACCCCGGCATCGTCAGCATTCCCGCCGGGTTTGCCCTCGCTGCCCTGGGCGCCCTGCTCGGCAAACGCCGCCCGGAAGACGAGCGGAACTTCGAGGAAATGCAGTACCGCGCGTACACCGGGGCCGGCATGGACGGCACGGTGGCGGCGCACGACTGA
- a CDS encoding YchJ family protein, with protein MSRPTGPQFWPPFKPCPCGSGRSYAACCQPFHTGERDAPTPEALMRSRYAAYALADADYVRRTWHPDTVPAELDLNDGVKYTGLRIHRAEGDEVEFTASMKGPDGQPHNMRERSRFVQLDGRWVYLDAAE; from the coding sequence ATGTCCCGTCCTACTGGCCCCCAGTTCTGGCCTCCCTTCAAGCCCTGCCCCTGCGGCAGTGGGCGCAGCTACGCCGCCTGCTGTCAGCCGTTTCATACCGGCGAGCGGGACGCGCCGACCCCCGAAGCCCTGATGCGCTCGCGCTACGCGGCCTACGCGCTGGCCGACGCCGACTACGTGCGCCGAACGTGGCACCCGGACACCGTGCCCGCCGAACTCGACCTCAACGACGGCGTGAAGTACACCGGCCTGCGGATTCACCGCGCGGAGGGCGACGAGGTGGAGTTCACGGCGAGCATGAAAGGCCCGGACGGGCAGCCCCACAACATGCGCGAACGCAGCCGCTTCGTGCAGCTTGATGGGCGCTGGGTGTACCTGGACGCCGCCGAGTAG
- a CDS encoding prohibitin family protein yields MTQRPDNTTPDNANPKRQRVPGVRPSGPGLTTNRALLLGGLALAAVLLFQSVRVVPAGFVGVGFNKLSGQLSTLQEGVHFVVPGIQQLNLYDARLQEVTLSNTARDGDEGAINARSKEGLGITAEVTVQYRIDRNQAAALHKQLGHDYQRTVIRPQVRSKVRDAIGQFGAAELISTERKQVEESVTKALREEFSRNNLMLDSVLLRELKIPDSVAKAIEEKQTAEQQVAVQKNRLQQAQISAQQAVVDAEGKAKAAVATARGEAEALSLRGKALRENPQLIQLTVAEKLSPGIQTVMLPADGNFLLNLQDLGRAANANGQNGNGAGQP; encoded by the coding sequence ATGACCCAGCGCCCCGACAACACGACGCCAGACAACGCGAACCCCAAGCGCCAGCGAGTGCCGGGTGTTCGTCCCAGCGGCCCCGGCCTGACCACCAACCGCGCCCTGCTGCTCGGGGGGCTCGCACTCGCCGCCGTGCTGCTGTTTCAGAGCGTGCGGGTGGTGCCGGCGGGATTCGTGGGCGTCGGCTTCAACAAACTCAGCGGCCAGCTCAGCACCCTGCAAGAAGGCGTGCATTTCGTGGTGCCGGGAATACAGCAGCTCAACCTCTACGACGCCCGCTTGCAGGAAGTGACGCTCTCGAACACCGCGCGCGACGGCGACGAGGGTGCCATCAATGCCCGCTCCAAGGAAGGGCTGGGCATCACGGCGGAGGTGACGGTGCAGTACCGCATCGACCGCAACCAGGCGGCGGCGCTGCACAAGCAGCTCGGGCACGACTACCAGCGCACGGTCATCCGGCCCCAGGTCAGAAGCAAGGTGCGCGACGCCATCGGGCAATTCGGGGCCGCCGAGCTGATTTCCACCGAGCGCAAACAGGTGGAAGAAAGCGTCACCAAGGCCCTGCGCGAAGAATTCAGCCGCAACAACCTCATGCTGGACTCGGTGCTGCTGCGCGAACTCAAGATTCCCGATTCGGTCGCCAAGGCCATCGAGGAAAAGCAGACCGCCGAGCAGCAGGTCGCCGTGCAAAAAAACCGGCTGCAACAGGCCCAGATTTCGGCGCAGCAGGCGGTCGTGGACGCCGAGGGCAAGGCGAAGGCGGCAGTCGCCACCGCACGCGGCGAGGCCGAGGCGCTCTCGCTGCGCGGCAAGGCCCTGCGCGAGAACCCGCAACTGATTCAGCTCACGGTGGCCGAAAAGCTCTCGCCCGGCATCCAGACCGTGATGCTGCCCGCCGACGGCAACTTCCTGCTCAACCTGCAAGACCTCGGGCGCGCCGCGAACGCCAATGGTCAGAACGGCAACGGCGCGGGGCAGCCCTGA